CCTGGAGCTTGCGCACGGTGGAGCGGGGGCCGTCGCAGCCCACCAGATAACTGCCGCGCCACCAGGTGCCGTTCGGGCCACGAGTGTGCGCGGTGACGCCGGAGGTCTCCTGTTCGATGGCGTCGAGCCTGCTGTCCGCGGCGATCCTGACGAGGGGTTCGCGGTCGACGGCGGCGCGCAGGGCGCCGGTGAGGACGTGCTGGGCCAGGTGCAACGGCGGCTGTTCGGGAGCGGTGCCGGTGGTCACGGCGTAGTCCGAGCCGAGCCGGCGGCCCTGCTCCTCCGGGCGGACGCCGGTGTGGTCGCCGGAGCCGCTGCCCTCGAAGCCGGGGCCCAGGAAGCCGCCGGAGCCGTCGGCGTCGCCGGGGTCCTCGAACGTGATCTCCCGAACCACCTGCTTGCGCCGCATCGACCGCCATCCGGCCCAACGGGTGCCGGCCTCGTCGAGCGGCACGCCGGTCAGCCGTTCCACGAACGCGGCGGTGTCCTCGCGCAGGACGACGGTGCGGGCGAGCCGAGGTTCGTCCAGCCCCGGGCCCTCGTCGAGAACGACGGACGGCACGTCCTGGCGCGCCAGCGCCAGGGCGAGCGTGAGCCCGACGGGCCCCGCTCCGACGACGATCACCGGATCCACGCGGCGCTCCCTGTCCGCAGCGGTGCCTTCGGAGACGTGTGTGAACAGGAGGTTGGAGCAGGGTGCACGATCACAGAACGTATGCAACCCATTGCCGGTGCTTGCGTCAAGTGACGAGGGGCAGTGGCGATCATGCCACTGCCCCTCGTGTCACCGCAGGCTACTGAGTGGCCCTCAGGGCTTGCCCTCCGCGCCGGTGCCGTAGCTGCCGCCGATCTCGGCGGCGTTGAGGTCCTCCACCTTCTCGGCCCCGAGCACCGCGCCGGTGCTCCGCTTGCTGCGCCGCAGGCGGGCCTCCAGCCAGCTCGCGAAGCTGGTGAGGATGAAGTTCACGATGATGAAGATGATCGCGACGACGATGAAGCTCGGGATGACGTTGGCGTAGTTGGCCGCGAGCGTGCCGCGGGCGCTGACGAGTTCGCTGTAGTTGAGCAGCGCGCCACCCAGCGCGGTGTCCTTCACGATGACGACCAGCTGGCTGACGATGGCCGGGAGCATCACCGTGACGGCCTGCGGCAGCAGGATGGTGGTCATCGTCTGGCCCTTGCGCAGGCCGATCGCCTGGGCGGCCTCCGTCTGCCCCTTGGGCAGGGCGAGGATGCCGGCCCGGACGACCTCGGCGAGGACCGAGGCGTTGTACAGGACCAGGCCGGTGACGACCGCGTACAGGGGCCGGACCTCGCTGCTGATGTCCGTCGAGCGGGCGTAGAACTCGTTGGCGAACAGCATCAGCAGCAGCACCGGGATCGCCCGGAAGAACTCCACGACCGCTCCGGCCGGCCCGCGCACCCATCGATGGTCGGACAGGCGCGCGATGCCGAATATGGCGCCCAGCGGGAGGGCGATGACCATGGCGAGCGCCGCGGCCTTCAGCGTGTTGCCGAGACCGGGCAGAAGATACGTCGTCCAGGCCGCGCCCTCGGTGAACGGCTTCCACAGGGCCCATTCCAGCTGGCCCTTGTCGTCCAGGACCTGCCAGACCCACCACGCGAGCAGCGCGAGCAGGGCGACGAAGACAACCGAGAAGATGATGTTGCGCCGTTTGGCCTTGGGGCCGGGGGCGTCGTACAGAACCGAGGTCACCGCTTCACCGCCAGTCGCTTGCTCAGCCAGCCGAGGAAGAGGCCGGTGGGCAGGGTCAGTACCACGAAACCGAAGGCGAAGATCGCGCCGATGAGCACGGTTTGAGCCTCGTTCTCGATCATTTCCTTCATGAGCAGGGCCGCTTCCGCCACACCGATCGTGGCGGCCACCGTCGTGTTCTTGGTCAACGCGATCAGGACGTTGGCCAACGGGCCGATGACCGAGCGGAACGCCTGCGGCAGCACGATGAGCCGCAGGACCTGACTGAAGTTCAGCCCGAGGGCCCGGGCCGCCTCGGCCTGCCCGACGGGCACGGTGTTGATGCCGGACCGCAGCGCTTCGCAGACGAAGGCGGCGGTGTAGGCGACGAGGCCGAGGACCGCCAGCCGGAAGCCCTGCAGGTCGAAGTCGTCCGGCGCGCCCATCGTCACCCCGAAGATGTCGGCGAGGCCGAGCGAGGTGAAGACGATGATGACCGTCAACGGGATGTTCCGGACGATGTTGACATAGGCGGTGCCGAAGCCGCGCATCAGCGGGACCGGGCTGACCCGCATCGCGGCCAGCAGGGTTCCCCAGACCAGCGAGCCGATGGCCGAGAAGACGGTGAGCTGCACCGTCACCCAGAAGGCGCCCAACAGGCTCGGGTCGTCATAGTCAGAAAGAAAGTCGAACACGATCTCCCGCGCTTCCGGGTGTGTGACGAACGTGGCGGGCAGGGCACGCCGCCGCCGGGACAGCGGCCGGCGGCGGCGTGCCCGCGAAACACTCCGCCGGGTGCGGACTCCCGCGGCTGAGTGCGGACTCCCGCGTTACTGAACGATCTTGCCGATCTGCGGCGCGGGCTCGTTCTGGTAGTTGGCCGGACCGAAGTTGTCCTTGACGGCCTTGTCCCAGGCGCCGTCGCTGACCATCTTCTCCAGCGCGTCATTGATCTTGTTCAGGGTCTCGGAGTCGCCCTTCTTGACACCGATGCCGTAGTTCTCGTTGCTCAGCTTCAGGCCCGCGAGCTTGAACTGGCCCTTGTACTGGTCCTGCGAGGCGAAGCCGGCGAGGATCGAGTCGTCGGTGGTCACCGCGTCGACGGCACCGCTCTGCAGACCGGCGATGCACTCCGAGTACGTGCCGTACTCCCGCAGCTGGGCGTCCGGAGCGATCTCCTCCTTGACGTTCTGCGCGGAGGTGGAGCCGGTCACCGAGCACAGCTTCTTGCCGTTGAGGTCGGTGCCCTCCTTGATGTCCGAGTCCGCCTTGAGCAGCAGGTCCTGATGGGCCAGCAGGTACGGGCCGGCGAAGTCGACCTTCTGCTTGCGCTCGTCGGTGATCGAGTAGGTGGCCGTGATGAACTTCACGTCACCGCGGGAGAGGGCGTTCTCACGGTCGGCGCTCTTGGTCTCGACCCACTCGATCTGGTCGGCTTCGTA
This region of Streptomyces chromofuscus genomic DNA includes:
- a CDS encoding amino acid ABC transporter permease; this encodes MTSVLYDAPGPKAKRRNIIFSVVFVALLALLAWWVWQVLDDKGQLEWALWKPFTEGAAWTTYLLPGLGNTLKAAALAMVIALPLGAIFGIARLSDHRWVRGPAGAVVEFFRAIPVLLLMLFANEFYARSTDISSEVRPLYAVVTGLVLYNASVLAEVVRAGILALPKGQTEAAQAIGLRKGQTMTTILLPQAVTVMLPAIVSQLVVIVKDTALGGALLNYSELVSARGTLAANYANVIPSFIVVAIIFIIVNFILTSFASWLEARLRRSKRSTGAVLGAEKVEDLNAAEIGGSYGTGAEGKP
- a CDS encoding amino acid ABC transporter permease, giving the protein MFDFLSDYDDPSLLGAFWVTVQLTVFSAIGSLVWGTLLAAMRVSPVPLMRGFGTAYVNIVRNIPLTVIIVFTSLGLADIFGVTMGAPDDFDLQGFRLAVLGLVAYTAAFVCEALRSGINTVPVGQAEAARALGLNFSQVLRLIVLPQAFRSVIGPLANVLIALTKNTTVAATIGVAEAALLMKEMIENEAQTVLIGAIFAFGFVVLTLPTGLFLGWLSKRLAVKR
- a CDS encoding glutamate ABC transporter substrate-binding protein, giving the protein MKFRKVTAAATTALVLSLTATACGGGDGDSESGSGGSDKIKIGIKYDQPGLGLKEPGGSFSGFDVDVATYVAKELGYEADQIEWVETKSADRENALSRGDVKFITATYSITDERKQKVDFAGPYLLAHQDLLLKADSDIKEGTDLNGKKLCSVTGSTSAQNVKEEIAPDAQLREYGTYSECIAGLQSGAVDAVTTDDSILAGFASQDQYKGQFKLAGLKLSNENYGIGVKKGDSETLNKINDALEKMVSDGAWDKAVKDNFGPANYQNEPAPQIGKIVQ